The following DNA comes from Sphingorhabdus sp. M41.
CGCGATCATGCTGGTTGGTTCGCTCGGTTGCGTGGCCGGCTCAAAGCGGCTGGCGGTCTATACCGCTGCCAAGGCCTATACGCAGATATTGGCCGAAGGGCTGTGGGCAGAACTGACTCCGCTGGGCGTGGATGTTGCGGCTTTGCTGATCGGACGTACCCGCACACCCGCGTTGGAACGTTCCGAAGTTGGCAATGATGGCGAGATGGCGGTTGCCGAGACCGATGACGTGGCCGACTTTGCGATCGAAAATCTTCAGAATGGCCCGGTCATCGTGCCGCCTGAACTACAGCAGGCCTTTGACGGCTTGCGCTCGATGCCGCGTCGAAAGGCAGTCGAAATCATGACCCGTTCGCTCGAGCCACAAACGACCAACGAAAAGTGACTTTGGCCGCGCATCGCTGGATATCCGGGAAATAGAATGATTGATCCTCAACGTCATGGACCTTGGGCAGTTATCGCCGGTGCTTCCGAAGGCACCGGAAAGGCTTTCGCCAAGGCATTGGCCCGTGCGGGCATCGGTTCGATCCTGATTGCCCGGCGGGAAAAGCCACTGTCTGACCTTGCTGCCGAGATCGCAGATGAGACCGGCATTGAATGCATCTGCGCAGCGATCGATCTCTATGCGCCGGACACTGCCGATCATATTATCAAGACCGCCGGCGATCGCGAAATCGGCCTGTTCATCGTCAATGCGGGCGGGGATCCCGAAGGGAAGAATTTTCTCGATCTTCCGGTCGAGAACTGGATTGACCAAGTCAACCGCGGGGTGCTGGCACCGCTGCAATGCTGCCAGCATTTCGGCACGCAAATGACGGCCCGCGGAAAAGGCGGCATTATACTCGTAGGGTCCGGCGCCTGCTGGGGCGGTGCTGCAAACATGGCCGCCTATTCGGGGATAAAGTCCTTCATGCTGAATTTTGCCGAAGGCCTTTGGGCCGAATTGCAGCCGAAGGGAGTGGACGTGCTTTACGCCGCTCTGGGCACGACTGATACACCGGAACTTCGCCGCTTCATGGCAGCAAAAAATCTTCCGTTGCCTGACGATCTTGCTGATCCGGAAGCGGTCGCTGTCCGGCTATTCGACGAAATCGGCAATGGCCCCGTTCTCATATGGGGACAGGCTGATGATGAAGCGGGCCGTTTGCCGATGTCGGCAGCCGGGAGGCGCACGAGAACATTGGCGATTGGTCAGGCAACCAAGAGGATTTTCGGGAAATGAATGACGAGGGACTGGGGGCATTGCTGGCCAGGGAAGAAATAGGCCAGCAGATTTACAACTATTGTCGCGCCGTCGATCGGCTCGATGCCGCGCTTGGCTATGCTGTCTGGCATGAGGATGGTACGGCTGACTACGGAGAAGCTGTCTATCAAGGCACTGGTCACGGCTTCATTGATTTCGTCATCGCCGCTCATGGTCAGATGCTCGCCCATTCCCACCAGGTTACCAATGTCATCATCGAACTGGATGGTGATATGGCGGCGAGCGAGGCTTATCATTTCGCCAATCTGCGGATGGAACGCGACGGGCAACTTATCGAAATGCGCGTGTGCGGCCGCTATCTCGATCGCTGGTCGCGGCGGGATGGCCGCTGGGCGATCGATCACCGGCTCACCATAAGGGATTTTGATTCCGCCGGGCCAGTCATGGCAATGAGCCAATCCACCTTGGGTTCGCGCGATTTGAGCGATCCTTCCTATGAATTTCTGGAGCAAAATAGATGAAAGCTGCTTTCATACAGAATGGCGCTGTCGAGGTAGGCACGCTCGATGACCCGATCCCCGGCAAAGGCCACGCCCTGGTCCGTACGCATCGTTGCGGCCTTTGTGCGTCAGAAGCCCATTTTCTGCATGCCGGTCAGAATGTGATCGATCTTTCACAGAAGTTTGGCGGACCATATTCAGCATTGGATCCGCTAGTGCCGTTTGTCCCCGGCCACGAATATGTCGGCGAAGTCGTGGATTATGGGCCGGGTAGCAAGCGCACGGTTAAGCCCGGACGGCGGGTAACCTCGCTGCCGATCATGCGCCAGTCGGGATCGCATTCCGTAATCGGATTCAACAATGCCTGCCCCGGCGGCTTCGGCGAATATATGCTGCTCGACGAGGATATGCTCAGCGAAATACCGGACGGGCTGGACGATAATCTCGCAGCGATGACCGAACCGCTTGCTGTCGGTCTTGAACATGCGCGGCGCGGTTTGCCGACAAAGGAAGATTGTGCGCTGGTAATCGGCTGCGGGGCTATTGGTCTTGGCGTGATTGCCGGCCTTAAACTGGCCGGGATCGCGCCGATCGTCGCCACCGACTATCACGCGGACCGTCGTGCACTTGCTTTGGCCATGGGTGCCGATCTCGCGCTCGATCCGCGTGAAATTTCACCTTATGAACCGTTGGCCGATCTTGGTGGGCGACAGGTCAGTCTCGTTTATGAATGTGTCGGCCTGCCAGGACTGCTGCAGCAGATGATCCAGTCCGTGGCCTTTGGCGCGCGAATCGTTGTCGGCGGTTATTGCATGGAGCCGGAGGAACTGTTCGTCTTTGCCGCCCAGAACAAACGGCTGACGGTTCAGTTTGCCGGTGGCGAGGAACCGCAAGACATGGACCTGGCCTTGCGCTCTATTGCTGACGGCAAAATCGATGTGGCCCCATGGATCGGAGCAACGATCGGGCTGTCCGGGGTGGCCGATGCCCTCGCCAACATGTCCTCTGAGGGCGCGCCAGTCCGCACGATTGTCGATCCGCGCCTGCTTTGAGGCTGCCAGCATGAATCGTCTCGGAATTGAAATGCTCAGCTTCCACGGGCTTCCGATACTCGAACAGGTTGGTCTTGCCGCTCGGCTGGGTTGCGCGCACATCTCCAGCGGCCTGACACAATTGCCGGAGCCGTTTAATCCGTTCGGCTTTCCCGACTGGTCGCTGCGGGATGATCCGCAATTGCGGCGGGAGATGATCGCTGCCCCGCGCGATCACGAAGTCAGCATCTCTCTCGGTGAAGGCTTCGGCATTCGTCCGCAGATCAATGTTGCCCAGCGCGAACGCGACGTGGATATCATGGCCGAACTTGGCGCACGCGGTTTGGGAGCCGTTTGCATGGAGCCGGACAATGTCCGGGCCATAGAGGAATTGGCTTTGCTGACGGAAATGGCCGCAGCGCGCGATATGCTGGTGACACTCGAATTCGGGCCTGGCCTGGCTATCGCCAATTGCGGGCAGGCGCTGGCGGCTTTGCGGGCGGTCGATATGCCCAATTTCAAGCTGCTGATCGACTCGATGCATTTCTTTCGTTCCGGCGGGACAGTGGCGGAAATTGCTGCCGTAGATCCAACGCAGATCGGTTATGTCCAGCTTTGCGATGTACCGTTGATGTCCGCTCTGCCAAGTTACATGGACGAGGCGATGAATGCGCGGCTGGCACCGGGGGCGGGCGAATTGCCGCTAGCGGAATTTGTGGCCGTGCTGCCGCATGATATCCCGTTTGGCCTGGAAATACCGAATATCGCATTGGCCGGCGCTGTTCCAGATCCGGCAGAGCGGCTGCAGCCAGCCGTTGTTGCTGCCAGAAACCTTTTGAAAATAGGAGAATAAGATGATTGCAGGCGGACGTTTCGGGACGAATGATCTGGAAAGAGCAAAGCCATTTTATGATGCAATTGCTGAGTTAACAGGGGCAAAACTGGTGATGGAACGCCCCGATTTGCTGGCCTATCAGGCCGAAGGTAGCTCCATATTCCTGATCGGGCGGCCCTTTGCCGGTGGAGCGTCAGCGGGCAATGGCAATCAGCTTACAATCGAAGCCAAAAGCCGTGAGATGGTCGATGCCGTCCATGCAAAAGCGATCGAACTGGGCGGAGCGGACGAGGGTAGGCCGGGTATCCGCGGCGATGATCCGGACGGATTTTACGGTGCCTATTTCCGTGATCTTGATGGCAATAAATGGGTTATCTATCGTTTCGGGCCTGCTTAGGCGTCTGCCCGGAGAAGAAACCTAAAGCAGGGAGCCGCCGTCGACCGGATAGACTTGCCCGGTGACAAAGCCGGCGTTGTTCGACGCCAGCCAGACAACCAGCGAGGCGACTTCTTCCGGCATCGCCATCGGTCGCCCGACAACGGTTGTTCGGGCTCGCTTCGCGGCATCCTCCGGACTGGTTCCCTTGAACAGCTTAGCGAAAAAGTCACCGCGAAAACGGCTACCGCTGCTGAATGCTTCCGGGTCGCTCGACATGGTGCCATAAGGCGCTACGCAATTGACGCGTATCCCGTGTTGGCCGACCTCTTTCGCAAGAATCTTGGTAAAGCCGTGCACCGCCGCCTTCATCGCGGAATAAAGCGGCAGCATATAGTCGCCGACAATCCCGGCAGTCGACCCGATATTGACGATCGCCCCGGTCTTCCGTTCAATCATTGCCGGAAGAACGGCATGGGTCATTCGCAATAAAGTCCCGAAATTCAGGTCGATGTCGCCCTGCCAGGTATCCGGGTCGGAATCGGCGAAGAAACCGGCACCGACATTGCCACCAACATTGTTGACGAGAATATCGACCGGGCCGATTTTTTCGGCCTCTACAAGGATTTTTCGAGCTGCGTCTTTTTCCAGCATGTCGACTGCCAGGAATATGATCTTTCCGCCGCCGGAGACTTTTGCCGTTTCGACCAGTCTCGTCCCCGCGTCTTCATCTCTGCCGACAGCCAGCACATTGGCACCTTCCTGGACAAAGGCGAGGGCGATGGAGCGGCCGATATTGGCGGTGGCTCCGGTGACAATCACGGTCTTGCCTGACAGGTCCATGTCCATGATCAGCGGTCCGCCGGCGCACAGATGATTGGCAATCGCATTCTGCTTTGTGCGTGTTTCGCTTCGTCCGGTCCCTGCACTTCCTGAGCTTGGGCGGCATGAGCAAAGCTGAGTGCCAGACTCATAAGATTGGTCTGCTTGGGATCATGCGTGGCAAGCGGTGTCTTGTCGAGAAAATCGAGTGTTTCCTCCAGACGAGGAGCGAAGGCATTGTAGAATTTCTGGCGATCACCGGCTGGTACGGAACCCCGCAACATATCGCGCGCGGACGCATCGGGGACGGCCCAAATCTCAACAAATTCAGACAGTTCCTCAAAGCCTTCAGGCAAGAGCGCGCTCATGTGTCTTTCGCCTCATTGCGATAGGTCTCGACCATTTCTTCCACTATATTGAACAGGTGGCGACAGAGCGCTTCCTGTGTCTGCATGTGAATATGCGTCAACGCGCCGCTGGATAGTCCGCGCTGGCCCGCTTCGATGACATGGACATCCTCGCTGTGAACATCACGCGCCGTGACCATCAATGCCTCGCGGCCAAAACGTTCGCTGGCATTGGCATCGTCATCGACCCAGTAAAGCCGGATTACGCCGCGCGATTTTTCGGCGCTGATCGGGTAGACTATATGGACGAAATTCTGCAGCGGGGTGCCCAGCATGAAGAAGCTGGGGAAAAGGGCAAAATATTTGCGACCATAGGGCGTGTCGAGCAGCCCTTTTTCGGCTGCGTTCGGAACAAGTCGAGCAAAAGCGGTACTCAGGAATGGCGCCGGGTCGGGATTGGGATTGGTCCAGATTGTCTGGGTCCGGTGCGGTCCGATAAAATCGAATTCTTTCGGGTAGCCAAAGGGATTGTCTGGCGCGCAGGCCGACTGGCCGCTGCGCGGATGGATGAAGCGCAGATGATAATTTTCCTGGAAATTGTCATAGGTCAATTTCCAGTTGGCATCGATTTCGTAGCTATATTCACTGAAGGTTGTGGCGCGGGCGACCGGCAAGGTTTCCATCTGCTCTGCAAGCGGCCCTAACCAGTCCCGCAGCGGCGGCGGATCATCGCCGAGATATACGAAGATCAAGCCTGCGCATATATCGATGGCGACTTGTTTGAGGGCACAATCCTCCTTGTCCAGATTAAACTGCTCGAAGTCGGGCGCCGAGACAAGCTCGCCATCGGAACCAAAAGTCCACATATGATAGGGACAGGAAAATCGGCTGCGCTTACCCTGTGCTTCTTCCACCAACTGCGTGCCGCGATGGGTACAGACATTGTGAAAGGCGCGCAGCGTGCCGTCTTTGGAACGGACGATCAGCAACGATGCCCGAAGAACTTCCAGCTCACGTCGGATGAAACTGCCTGAATCGGGCAGTTCGCAAACATGGCCGATACACTGCCAGCTGCGCCGGAATATGGCTTCGCGTTCGAGTTCGAACCATTCGGGATCATAATAAGGCTTGGCCGGGATCGGCCGAGTTCCCAAAAACTTGACGCTATCCCGGGATATCGGAGTGAATTTCAATTGTTCTACATTCACAGAGCGGCTCTCCGTATAGATTTCCATACCCCGTCGCAGCGAATGACAGCGACGGGGATCTGTCTGTCAAATCCTTCACGTGAGATTTGAATGTCTATCAGGCGGCCCTGGCGTGATGAAGCATCTCGGCGTCGGATGTTTCTGGCTGTTCAACGCAAGATGCAACCGCGTCCTGAAGAAGGGCTGTCATGGCTTCGATATCGGTATTTTCACCCGGCTCGTAAACAATTCCGAGCGCCATCGGTCGTGCCATTCCAGGCCCCTTGACCAGCACTGCGCAAACATCGGCGATCGAACCGAAGCCCATCTTCCCATGTACATGTCCGCAATCCCGAGCGCGTTCGACCGTTTCGACCATTTCCGGGAAGCAGAATTGTTTGTCTTCCGAAGCTTCGGCATTGAGCCGGCGGATCATGCCGTCGCGCCGTTGTTTCTCGACTGTAGAGAGTAGCAGCCAGCCAACCGCGCTTTCGGAAAGGCTTTCCTGCATGCCACCATAAATCCCCTTCTCGGTGGATGCCTTCAGGGGCGGTTCGCCATTATGCCAGCAGAAAATTTGTGCCTCCAGACCGACCATGCCGAACACTCCGACGGAAAGACTGGTCTGGGTTGCCAGTTTGTCAACGAGACTGCCGAGGCGTCCATCGCGTACAAAATCCGGCTGGGTTGTCGATCCGAGCATCGCAGCGCGCGGCGTAAGTGTATAGGAACGCGTAGCAAGATCTTTGTAGAGAAGACCCAGATCAACCAGTGTGGAAAGCAGCTCCGAAGTGCTGGATTGCGGCCGGTCATAGCGGCGGACGATATCCATAACCGTCGCGGTCGGATGGTCGAAATCAAAGTAATCCAAAACCTCGATCACGCGTTTTGCAATTTTTGCTTTGTTTGAAACAGCGGCCTGCATGCGATTCTCTCCTACTTCTTATTTTTTAATGAACAACAATGTTGATTATAGCTGTCCGAGAGTCAACAAAAAAATGAACCTGCTTCATTTATGCGTCGCGACAGCGATTTTGAACATCGCCAAAACGATGTCTGGATCATTCAGCGGAAAAGTTGCTGGCCACAGTTCAATTGGAATTGTTCTTTGTCACGACGTCCGCCATTGGAGCTTTATGTTCAGCAGCACCGCAGACCATCGGGTTCACCCTTTTTCTCCCTTGAAGGAGCCGGTGTTTCGTAGAATCTGGTCGGCCAGCGTGTTGGGTAATCTGGGGCAGTTAATTCTCGGCGTCGGTGCCGCGTGGGAAATGACCAGACTGACCTCCTCCGCCGCGATGGTGGCCTTGGTCCAGACTGCAATGATGCTGCCGATAATGCTGGCATCGGTGCCGGCTGGTGCGCTCGCCGATATGTTCGACAGGCGCAAGGTCGCAATGACTGGTCTGGCAATCTCCATTGGGTCTGCATCATTTTTGACGGTGCTGGCGATTCTGGGACTAGCGACGCCATGGGTCCTGTTGGGATTCTGTTTCCTGATCGGAATAGGTGTGGCTGTTTACAGTCCGGCATGGTCTGCCTCGATCAATGAGCAGGTAAGTCCGAAGAACCTGCCCGCCGCAGTGGCGCTCGGCACTATCAGCTATAATGTTGCGCGCAGTTTTGGCCCGGCGCTGGGCGGCGTCATCGTTCTTGCCGTGGGCGCCCAGGCGGCGTTCGGGCTGAATGCCCTGTTATATCTTCCGCTTCTGGTGGCCTTTTTCTTCTGGCGCCGGGAGCAGGCGCCGCCGAGACTGCCCCCTGAGGGAATTGGCAGGGCGATCGTTTCCGGCACGCGTTACGTATTCCATTCACCGATGCTCAAGCGAAGCCTCGTCCGGGTGTTTCTTTTCGGACTGACGGGCGCGACAGCGGCGGCGCTAGCGCCGCTGATTGCGCGAGACTTGCTCGGCGGCGATGCGGCGACATACGGGATCTTGCTGGGGGCAAGTGGTGCCGGGGCCGTATTTGGCGCGCTGTTCGTCAGCTCTTTCCGGGAACGTTTCGGAACCGAGCTTGCCAGTCGATTCCTGATGGTGGTTGGTGGTGCCGGGCTGGTCGTCGCCGGATTAAGTACAAGCCTGTTGGTCACATTCATCGCCATGTTTGTAGCCGGTGCCGCCAATATACTGGTCATAGCGCTGTACAATGTAACGATTCAGCTTGCCGCTCCCCGTTGGGTACTTGCCCGCGCCTTGTCTTTGTTCGCATCGGCAATGACCGGGGGGATCGCTTTCGGTGCGTGGGGTTGGGGAGTATTTGCAAACATATGGTCGGTGGACCTGGCCGTGATAGCATCGGGCTGCTGCATGGCGCTTCTGCCGCTGATTTCCATCTTGTTGCCGCTTGGCCAGGAATCGCCCGAAAATGCTGAAGCCGTTGCCCTTGATTCGCAACCTGAAATCGGCTTGCCGCTTACACTGCGATCCGGCCCGATTGTGATCGAGATAGATTGCCGAGTGGCGCTGGATGATGCGCGCGATTTCTACAATCAAGCGTTAAAATTACGGCCGTTGCGTTTGCGCAATGGCGGTTACGACTGGTCAATCGCGCGTGATATTGCCGACCCTGTCCTGTGGACCGAACGCTATCATTGCCCGACCTGGGCCGATTATCTGCGGATACGCGATCGACAGACCGCAGCAGATCGCGAAGCGCAAAAGATTGTTGACCAATATTTGATCGAGGGGACACAAAAGATTGTCCGCAGACGCCTTGACCGGCCATTTGGTTCGGTTCGCTGGCGTTCTGAATCCCCCGACCCCAAAGGCGGGGATGCCGATTTCCTGACCCCCTGACCCCTAACCCAGCCGTTGCGCGGTCTGATTTGTCATCGCCAACACGATCAATGCTGCATCGGGACAATTTGCAGGTGACCTTTCTGTTCAAAGCGCGGCAAGTTTGCGCAAAGGGCAATCATTTGAAGCCCACGAACTAGAGGATGTACACATGAGATTACTGGCGCTTCGGCGGACAATGTTTGTTTCGCTGCTTTGTACAACATCGTTGCAGCCCGCGCTTGCGCAGGAAGATCGCGACGCGGTCGAGCAGGAGAATGACGGCATCATTGTTGTCACGGCCCAGCGGCGTGAGGAAGCATCGGTCGACGTCCCGATCAGTATCACGTTGCTCGATAACAAGCGTCTCGATGCAGCGGGCGTGCGGGAACTTTCGGATATTGCGAAACTGACCCCGTCCTTGCGTTTTGATTCCCAGGGGCCGGCGGTTCAACCGACCATTCGCGGTGTCGGCACTGCCATTACAACTTCCGGTGGCGGACCGAATGTCGGCATATATGTCGATGGCTTCTTTCAATCGAACACCTATGTCTCGGATTTCGATTTGCTCAAGGTCGACAATATACAGGTGCTGAAGGGGCCGCAGGGAACTTTGTTCGGCCGGAATACGACCGGCGGTGCGATCCTGGTGACGACCGCAGAGCCGTCTTTCGAAACGGCGGCCGAAGTCAAGGCGGGCTATGGCCGCTACAATGCAGTGACGCTTCAGGCCTATGGTACCACAGGGCTAAGCGATACGATCGCCATGGATATTGAGGGACAGTTCCGCAGAGGGGATGGTTATTTCACCGATCTTGCCAGCGGTGACAACGAGATTGGAAATTTCCAGAACTGGTCAGTGCGGACCGGCATCAAGGCAGAATTGTCCGATGCAGTTTCAATCTTGCTGCGCTACACGCATACGGAATCGCGTGATCCAACCACGCAGCTCGTCAACGCTTTCGTTGACCAGACCGGTGAGGCCGGTTTTCTGTCGCAGGTTTCTGCCGCCGGTCAGGCAATATATGGCGCGAACAGTTCACAGGGATTGCCGCTGGTATATTATTTCGCTCCGCAAGGCAGCTTTGCGACAAAACCCGGCGAGACTATGCTCAATCCGCCACAAAGTTTTCGGACCAACAGCGATACCGCGCAGATAACCCTGAGCGCTGATCTGGGCTTTGCCGAGCTGACATCCTATTCCCAGTATCGCGACGACCAGTCACCCTATTTTGGTGATCTGGATGCCACAGCGCTCCCGTTTTTCAACATTTTCGTGGGCGTCGATGATGAAACCTGGTCGCAGGAATTCCTGCTCAATTCCAAGCCGGGTGGACGTCTGCAATGGACGGCAGGCCTGAACTATTTCCGGATAAGGGACACGTGGGATGTCGACGCGTCCTTCGGCCTGGCACCCTTTTTCGATTTTGGCGGATCCAGTACGACAACAACATCCTATGCGGCTTTTCTGGATGTAACATACGAACTGACCGACCGGCTTTTCCTGACGGCCGGGGGGCGTTACAGCCATGATATTGTGGACGATTCCTATTTTACGGCCAATCCGTTCACCACGAGCTATATCGGTCCAAACGGGGAAACCGTGCCCTTTACCGGTGCTCCCGGAACCCGGATCCCGGTTGACAAGCTCAAGAATGACAGCTTCACCCCGCGCGCTGTCATCCGGTTCAAGCCCGATGACGAATCAAGCCTTTATGCCTCCTATACCCGCGGATACAAGGCAGGCATTCTCAACGTCGGTGGCCTTTCGCAGCAGCCGGTCGAGCCCGAGGAAATTGATGCCTTCGAATTGGGTTACAAATATGCCGGCAGCCGTCTTTCCGTGGATCTCGCTGGCTTCTTTTATGACTATAAGAATTTGCAGGTATCGAGTTTCCAAAATGGTGCAGCACAAATCCGCAATGCCGCAACTTCGGAAATTTATGGTCTGGAGGGGCAGGTGCAATTTCGCGCCACCGATGCCTTCAATATCTTCGCCGGGGCTTCCTGGACGCATGCACGGTACAAATCCTTCACCAACGCGCCATTTTACAGCTTTTGCGATCCCGCAGCTGCCGCGCTGACGCCTTTGTGGTGCGTGCCGCAGTCATTGGGGGGCTTTGGCCCCGGGGCACTGGTCCAGACGACCACAGATGCTTCGGGATTCAAGATGCAACGTGCGCCTGAATTCACCGGCAATCTGGGTGCGAGCTATGCAGTCGATCTCGGCGATAGCGGTGGTCTGACCTTCTCCGGAAACCTCTATTATACCTCATCCTTCTTTTTCGATCCCGAGCAGCAATTTCGGCAAAAGGGATATGAACTCCTGTCGCTGCGAGCAGAATGGAAAGATGCGACAGACCGGTTCTCGGTCTCTGTGTTCGGCGATAACGTGACCAACAGCAGCTATCAGTCGCAGGTGTTGTTCAATACCCTGGGTATTGGCAGTGTCTGGGCCAGCCCTGGAACATGGGGCATTTCCGCCGGGTTCAAATATTAGCGGGGTGATGGTGGGAAAACAGAGATGGGCGTGCGACAACCATTGAAAATAATCCAATGGGCCACGGGCAATATCGGTGGACGTTCCCTGCGGGCCGTTATCGAGCATCCCGGACTGGCGCTGGTCGGTGTCTGGGTCAGTTCGGCAGAAAAGGTCGGTCGCGATGCTGCGGCGCTTTGCGGGCTCGAAGCCGCAACGGGTATCGTCTCGACAAATTCCGCATCGGAGCTGATCGCGCAGGACGCAGATTGTGTGCTCTATATGCGCCAAGGCACGGATATCGATGAGCTTTGCCAGTTGCTTGCCTCCGGAAAGAATGTGGTGACCACCAGGGGAGATTTTCATCACCCGCCGTTCATGGACGAAGAGGCCAGAAACAAGATCGAACAGGCTTGCCGCGAAGGCGACGCATCGATTTACAGCACGGGTTCCAGTCCCGGCTTCGTCACCGAAGCTCTTGCAATTCCGTTACTGTCACTGTCGCGCCGGCTCGATTGTCTGACAATCGACGAATTTGCCGACGTCGGTTCGCGCAATTCGCCGCAGCTGTTGTTCGAAGTCATGGGATTTGGAAAGCCGATGAGCGCGTTCAATCAAGCCGCAGCTGATTTCGTAAAACAGGATTTCGCCGCTTCGCTGGCGCAGATCGCCGAGGCCAGTGGAATCCATATCGACCGCTGGGAAGCGCATGGCGAATATTCTCCCGCCAGCGAAACCGTCAACATAGCCGCCGGAACGATTGAAAAGGGGAATATCGCCGCCCAGCGCATCACCATTTCAGGCATTTCCGCCGATCGGGTGCGTTTTCGTTTCCGGGCCAACTGGTATGCTTCGGATCGCATTGAAAATGGCGATTGGGACCTGCGCGAATCCGGCTGGCGAATATGCGTTGATGGCGACACGCCGCTCGACGTGATGATTTCCTTCCCGGTTGCGCCAGCAGATTATGCGGCTTTTACGCCGGGACTGACGGCCCATCGCGCAGTCAACGCCGTGCCAGCCCTATGCGCCGCTCCGGCCGGCATTCGCACCACCGCCGATTTGCCGCAAGTCGTCGGGCAATTTGCCTGACCATGTTTGAAGAAGAGGAGGTTGGTCTGAACCAGCAACTAGCGGGTAAAGTGGCTCTGGTGACCGGGGCATCGTCGGGCATCGGCGAAATGGCGGCGCGAGCACTGGCTGCTGCTGGAGCCGAGGTTGTGGTGGCTGCCCGGCGGGCAGACAAGCTTGCTGTGCTGGCCAGCGAGATTGCCGATAGCGGAGGCAAGGTCTTTGTCGTCGCGGGTGACGTATCTCGAGAAGCAGACGCATTGCGGATGGTCGCGGATAGCATCGAAAAATTCGGGCGGATCGATATTCTTGTCAATTCGGCCGGGATCATCGAGGCCGGCGGACTGGAGAGCCTGTCAATCGACCAGTGGCAGCGGGTGATAGATATCAATCTGATGGGGACAATATATATTTGCAAGGCCGCTCTGCCGCAGATGAAGGCGCAGGGCGAGGGCGACATCATCAACATCTCCTCCACCGCTGGCCGCCGGGCGGCAGGATTGATGGGAGCCTATTCGACAAGCAAGTTCGGCCTGACCGGGTTCACCGAGGGCCTGCGTCAGGAAATGGGTGGATATGGTGTGCGCGTTTCGATCATCGAACCGGGCGCGACCGAAACAGAAGTGGCCGAAGGGATCTCGGACCCGGAGATGCGCGATGCCATGCGCCACCATGTGGCGCGCGCGGGCGTGATGCAGCCTTCCGATATCGCCGACGCCATAATGTTCATCATTGGCCTGCCGCGCCGCGCCAATGTTTCCCAAATCCTCATCCGCCCGACTGACGACACGGCTCCGATGTAGCTGCGTGATCGAAAAAGAGAAAGAAGATGAACCCGTCAATCAGCGCTAA
Coding sequences within:
- a CDS encoding aromatic ring-hydroxylating oxygenase subunit alpha, with product MNVEQLKFTPISRDSVKFLGTRPIPAKPYYDPEWFELEREAIFRRSWQCIGHVCELPDSGSFIRRELEVLRASLLIVRSKDGTLRAFHNVCTHRGTQLVEEAQGKRSRFSCPYHMWTFGSDGELVSAPDFEQFNLDKEDCALKQVAIDICAGLIFVYLGDDPPPLRDWLGPLAEQMETLPVARATTFSEYSYEIDANWKLTYDNFQENYHLRFIHPRSGQSACAPDNPFGYPKEFDFIGPHRTQTIWTNPNPDPAPFLSTAFARLVPNAAEKGLLDTPYGRKYFALFPSFFMLGTPLQNFVHIVYPISAEKSRGVIRLYWVDDDANASERFGREALMVTARDVHSEDVHVIEAGQRGLSSGALTHIHMQTQEALCRHLFNIVEEMVETYRNEAKDT
- a CDS encoding VOC family protein, which codes for MIAGGRFGTNDLERAKPFYDAIAELTGAKLVMERPDLLAYQAEGSSIFLIGRPFAGGASAGNGNQLTIEAKSREMVDAVHAKAIELGGADEGRPGIRGDDPDGFYGAYFRDLDGNKWVIYRFGPA
- a CDS encoding nuclear transport factor 2 family protein, producing MNDEGLGALLAREEIGQQIYNYCRAVDRLDAALGYAVWHEDGTADYGEAVYQGTGHGFIDFVIAAHGQMLAHSHQVTNVIIELDGDMAASEAYHFANLRMERDGQLIEMRVCGRYLDRWSRRDGRWAIDHRLTIRDFDSAGPVMAMSQSTLGSRDLSDPSYEFLEQNR
- a CDS encoding SDR family NAD(P)-dependent oxidoreductase, with translation MDMDLSGKTVIVTGATANIGRSIALAFVQEGANVLAVGRDEDAGTRLVETAKVSGGGKIIFLAVDMLEKDAARKILVEAEKIGPVDILVNNVGGNVGAGFFADSDPDTWQGDIDLNFGTLLRMTHAVLPAMIERKTGAIVNIGSTAGIVGDYMLPLYSAMKAAVHGFTKILAKEVGQHGIRVNCVAPYGTMSSDPEAFSSGSRFRGDFFAKLFKGTSPEDAAKRARTTVVGRPMAMPEEVASLVVWLASNNAGFVTGQVYPVDGGSLL
- a CDS encoding sugar phosphate isomerase/epimerase family protein, which encodes MNRLGIEMLSFHGLPILEQVGLAARLGCAHISSGLTQLPEPFNPFGFPDWSLRDDPQLRREMIAAPRDHEVSISLGEGFGIRPQINVAQRERDVDIMAELGARGLGAVCMEPDNVRAIEELALLTEMAAARDMLVTLEFGPGLAIANCGQALAALRAVDMPNFKLLIDSMHFFRSGGTVAEIAAVDPTQIGYVQLCDVPLMSALPSYMDEAMNARLAPGAGELPLAEFVAVLPHDIPFGLEIPNIALAGAVPDPAERLQPAVVAARNLLKIGE
- a CDS encoding zinc-binding dehydrogenase, translated to MKAAFIQNGAVEVGTLDDPIPGKGHALVRTHRCGLCASEAHFLHAGQNVIDLSQKFGGPYSALDPLVPFVPGHEYVGEVVDYGPGSKRTVKPGRRVTSLPIMRQSGSHSVIGFNNACPGGFGEYMLLDEDMLSEIPDGLDDNLAAMTEPLAVGLEHARRGLPTKEDCALVIGCGAIGLGVIAGLKLAGIAPIVATDYHADRRALALAMGADLALDPREISPYEPLADLGGRQVSLVYECVGLPGLLQQMIQSVAFGARIVVGGYCMEPEELFVFAAQNKRLTVQFAGGEEPQDMDLALRSIADGKIDVAPWIGATIGLSGVADALANMSSEGAPVRTIVDPRLL
- a CDS encoding SDR family NAD(P)-dependent oxidoreductase, translated to MIDPQRHGPWAVIAGASEGTGKAFAKALARAGIGSILIARREKPLSDLAAEIADETGIECICAAIDLYAPDTADHIIKTAGDREIGLFIVNAGGDPEGKNFLDLPVENWIDQVNRGVLAPLQCCQHFGTQMTARGKGGIILVGSGACWGGAANMAAYSGIKSFMLNFAEGLWAELQPKGVDVLYAALGTTDTPELRRFMAAKNLPLPDDLADPEAVAVRLFDEIGNGPVLIWGQADDEAGRLPMSAAGRRTRTLAIGQATKRIFGK
- a CDS encoding helix-turn-helix domain-containing protein encodes the protein MQAAVSNKAKIAKRVIEVLDYFDFDHPTATVMDIVRRYDRPQSSTSELLSTLVDLGLLYKDLATRSYTLTPRAAMLGSTTQPDFVRDGRLGSLVDKLATQTSLSVGVFGMVGLEAQIFCWHNGEPPLKASTEKGIYGGMQESLSESAVGWLLLSTVEKQRRDGMIRRLNAEASEDKQFCFPEMVETVERARDCGHVHGKMGFGSIADVCAVLVKGPGMARPMALGIVYEPGENTDIEAMTALLQDAVASCVEQPETSDAEMLHHARAA